From one Pseudomonas sp. B21-048 genomic stretch:
- a CDS encoding PLP-dependent aminotransferase family protein has translation MKGPRDTDFAYQAVYRYLINLINEPGSDVQVRLPSLRQLAHRLGVSISTIQYAYSLLEKEGRVYSVAKSGYYALPVSSIGMPGGGKDLLETVYLNARRPGMLVLSADEPALLQPLDSPLLLLERELLRQYPRQPQPSSQPCGELELRTALAARYTTSPTRCWHADDVYIGADLRGVLEILIAVLGLKDAVVVVESPCDWVILRLLQDADVQVMELPLQANGGLDLERLKALLETERVRLVMLSSGLNMPRASVAPDSNRQSTAQLLERHGSWVLENDCYGELEFEPNGLRFRDLLDPDRLIVFSTFEKIIGSEAPYGYLLSRQLRAELQRHFLLRAFRLSLIRQKAIARLYSNGRIDQHLVVLRRLLKERMVQMTQLLEERLPDALHFVEPQGGATIWIRSLRQVDVHRVFLRLLKHQVVIAPGELFSLRGLHGQHLRLTHTFGGHHDLADALGLLGDALRLESID, from the coding sequence ATGAAAGGACCACGAGATACCGATTTTGCGTACCAGGCGGTGTACCGTTATCTGATTAACCTGATCAATGAGCCGGGCAGTGATGTGCAAGTGCGCCTGCCATCATTGCGACAGTTGGCACACCGCCTGGGTGTTTCGATTTCGACCATTCAGTACGCCTATTCACTGCTGGAAAAGGAAGGGCGCGTTTATTCAGTCGCCAAGTCTGGCTATTACGCACTCCCTGTATCCTCCATCGGCATGCCCGGCGGCGGTAAGGATCTGCTGGAAACGGTCTATCTCAACGCCAGACGCCCCGGCATGCTGGTGCTGAGCGCTGATGAGCCAGCGTTGTTACAACCTCTGGATAGCCCGTTGCTGTTACTGGAAAGAGAACTGCTGCGCCAGTATCCGCGCCAGCCACAACCCTCTTCGCAACCTTGCGGCGAACTGGAGTTGCGCACAGCCCTCGCGGCGCGCTACACCACTTCACCGACTCGTTGCTGGCATGCCGATGATGTCTACATCGGCGCTGACCTGCGGGGAGTCCTGGAAATATTGATCGCCGTCCTGGGACTCAAAGACGCCGTGGTAGTGGTTGAATCGCCGTGCGACTGGGTGATTCTGCGCCTGCTCCAGGACGCGGACGTACAGGTGATGGAGTTGCCATTGCAAGCCAATGGTGGTCTGGATCTTGAGCGACTGAAGGCACTGCTCGAGACTGAGCGAGTGCGTCTGGTAATGCTTTCATCGGGGCTGAACATGCCGCGGGCCAGTGTGGCGCCTGACAGCAACAGACAATCCACCGCGCAACTGCTGGAACGGCATGGCAGTTGGGTGTTGGAAAACGATTGTTACGGCGAACTCGAATTCGAACCGAACGGCCTGCGGTTCCGCGACTTGCTGGACCCGGATCGGCTGATCGTGTTTTCCACTTTCGAGAAAATCATCGGGTCGGAGGCGCCGTACGGTTACCTGCTTTCGCGACAACTGCGCGCTGAACTGCAACGGCACTTTCTGCTACGCGCTTTTCGTTTGTCGCTCATTCGTCAGAAAGCCATTGCACGGCTGTACAGCAACGGACGCATCGATCAGCACCTGGTCGTGTTGCGTCGTCTGCTCAAGGAACGCATGGTGCAGATGACTCAGTTGCTTGAAGAGCGTCTGCCCGATGCATTGCACTTCGTTGAGCCCCAGGGCGGGGCGACGATCTGGATCCGCTCGTTGCGCCAGGTCGATGTGCATCGAGTGTTTCTACGCCTGCTCAAGCATCAGGTGGTGATTGCGCCAGGAGAACTGTTCAGCTTGCGAGGCCTGCATGGGCAGCATCTGCGCCTGACTCACACCTTTGGTGGCCATCACGATCTCGCCGATGCACTTGGATTGTTAGGGGATGCCTTGCGCCTGGAATCGATCGATTGA